From Juglans regia cultivar Chandler chromosome 6, Walnut 2.0, whole genome shotgun sequence, the proteins below share one genomic window:
- the LOC118348685 gene encoding disease resistance protein RPV1-like yields MALQGAASSSSSFFSFTDRWAYDVFLSFRGEDTRNNFTAHLYNALDRKGINTYIDYELRRGKEISQALLKAIEESRIAIIILSQNYASSTWCLDELMKILDCNKTRQQIILPVFYNVDPSEVRHQRKSFGEAFAKHQHRFNDDMKVRRWKETLEEVANLSGFHLGNRNESEFINEIVEEVSRIVNHIYLSVAKYPVGIESHIKDINLLLSIGMNDKRMIGILGVGGIGKTTITKAIYNSIAYQFEARCFLSNIRETSNREGGLMHLQETLLYEILAGDSKNFKVGSVDRGINVIKHRLCSKKILLILDDVDKLVQLENLAGDHDWFGLGSRIIITTRDQNLLTSHGVDSTYKMNELDHDKALQLFCLHAFKREKPIDDYAELTEDAVRYAGGLPLALTVLGSDLKGRSIHQWKCALDKLKRIPNKDIQMILRTSYDGLNDNEKDIFLDIACFFKTEDVDYVIKVLDSCHFFPDDGIPRLMEKCLISVDEHGKLWMHDLLQDMGREIVRQESPKEPGKRSRLWFHEDVRSVLEENTGPNEIEGIVLDLPEGEEEMISLHPEAFRHMKRLRIFINRNARFSCGPNYLSEKLRVLDWPQYPGEFLPRNFRGKKLIILRMRDSLIKELGDGFKPKNLTTMNFNHCEFFEKIPDLSSISNLKELSVIYCTRLVEVHDSVGSLENLSTLDFGGCSKLQILPRSLNLRSLHWLNFDDCSSLRYLPEIECKMEYLSQLNLKNAAIEELPLSIGNLVGLQGLSMWKCEKLEELIELPPNIRHVNVSGCKSLERFSEVSKILEFNGSHIRSLQRIELSGCDKMHVNIWNDKVQNPLLWKGFYEYDATLFPEYQIPEWLSYVHEFLKDNDDGRQRGEEEWVLDIEGPHYLEDISGIVLYQVMFLQDAESWRKYIGCSAKITTNGSNHVCCIKEGVLLVNMDLDSATENTPGYVVWEGYSNLQSFELKVLDNLRVQFDSFYERKVPFYKSCRAKVVYKNEMRAKKMDEESKSPLLF; encoded by the exons ATGGCCTTGCAAGgagctgcttcttcttcttcttcctttttttctttcaccgACCGCTGGGCATACGATGTATTCTTGAGTTTTAGAGGTGAAGATACTCGCAATAATTTTACTGCCCATCTATATAATGCTCTAGATCGAAAGGGAATCAACACTTACATAGACTATGAACTTAGAAGAGGAAAGGAAATTTCACAGGCACTTCTCAAAGCTATTGAAGAATCGAGAATTGCGATCATTATACTCTCTCAAAACTATGCATCATCCACATGGTGCTTAGACGAGCTGATGAAGATCCTTGATTGTAATAAAACAAGGCAACAAATCATTCTTCCTGTGTTTTACAACGTAGATCCATCAGAAGTACGACATCAAAGAAAGAGTTTTGGTGAAGCATTTGCAAAACATCAACATAGGTTTAATGATGACATGAAGGTGCGGAGGTGGAAGGAAACACTCGAAGAGGTGGCCAACTTGTCTGGGTTTCATTTAGGGAACAG GAACGAATCTGAATTCATCAACGAAATTGTTGAAGAGGTTTCGAGAATAGTAAATCATATATACTTAAGCGTTGCCAAGTATCCAGTCGGAATAGAGTCtcatataaaagatattaattTGCTTCTAAGTATTGGGATGAATGACAAACGCATGATAGGGATCCTTGGAGTTGGTGGAATTGGAAAGACAACCATCACCAAAGCAATCTACAACTCAATTGCTTATCAGTTTGAAGCtagatgttttctttcaaatattcgAGAAACTTCAAATCGAGAGGGTGGTCTAATGCACCTGCAGGAGACACTTCTTTATGAGATCTTAGCAGGAGACTCTAAGAATTTCAAAGTTGGTAGTGTTGATAGGGGAATCAATGTGATAAAGCATAGGCTTTGCTCTAAAAAGATTCTACTGATTCTTGACGATGTGGATAAGTTGGTCCAATTAGAAAATCTAGCTGGAGATCATGATTGGTTTGGTTTAGGAAGTAGaatcatcataacaacaagagatcaaaATTTATTGACTAGTCATGGAGTTGATTCAACTTACAAGATGAATGAGTTGGATCACGACAAAGCTCTTCAACTCTTTTGTTTACATGCCTTCAAGAGAGAAAAGCCTATTGATGATTATGCGGAACTAACAGAAGATGCAGTACGATATGCAGGGGGTCTTCCACTAGCTTTAACGGTTCTAGGTTCAGATCTAAAAGGTAGAAGCATACATCAATGGAAATGTGCATTGGATAAGCTCAAGAGAATTCCTAACAAAGATATTCAAATGATACTTAGAACAAGTTATGATGGATTGAATGATAATGAGAAGGATATTTTCCTTGATATTGCTTGTTTCTTCAAAACAGAGGATGTAGATTATGTCATCAAAGTATTAGATAGTTGTCATTTCTTTCCAGATGATGGTATTCCAAGGCTTATGGAGAAGTGTCTCATAAGTGTTGATGAGCATGGAAAATTGTGGATGCATGACTTGCTACAAGATATGGGTAGAGAAATTGTTCGACAAGAATCACCTAAAGAACCTGGCAAACGTAGCAGGTTATGGTTTCATGAAGATGTTCGTTCTGTACTAGAAGAAAATACG GGACCAAACGAAATTGAAGGCATAGTATTAGATTTACCTGAAGGCGAGGAGGAGATGATAAGCTTGCATCCGGAAGCATTTCGACATATGAAAAGACTTAGAATCTTTATAAATCGTAATGCACGCTTTTCTTGTGGACCCAATTATCTCTCAGAGAAGTTAAGAGTACTTGATTGGCCTCAATATCCGGGAGAGTTTTTGCCACGTAATTTCAGAGGAAAGAAACTCATTATTTTGAGAATGCGTGATAGCCTGATCAAGGAGTTAGGGGATGGATTCAAGCCCAAG aatTTGACTACTATGAATTTCAATCATTGTGAATTCTTTGAAAAGATTCCGGATCTTTCGAGCatctcaaatttgaaggaattgAGTGTCATATATTGTACAAGACTAGTTGAGGTGCATGATTCCGTTGGATCTTTGGAAAATCTTTCTACGTTGGATTTTGGAGGATGCTCTAAACTCCAAATCCTTCCAAGAAGCCTCAATTTGAGATCTTTACATTGGCTTAATTTTGATGATTGCTCAAGCCTTCGTTATCTTCCTGAAATCGAGTGTAAAATGGAATATTTAAGTCAATTAAATCTAAAGAATGCCGCAATAGAAGAACTACCTTTATCCATAGGGAACCTCGTTGGACTTCAGGGTCTTTCCATGTGGAAATGTGAGAAACTTGAAGAATTAATAGAGCTTCCACCAAATATAAGACACGTAAATGTTAGTGGATGCAAGTCATTAGAGAGATTTTCGGAAGTATCAAAAATATTGGAATTCAATGGAAGCCACATCAGATCGCTACAAAGAATTGAGTTGTCCGGTTGCGACAAAATGCATGTGAATATATGGAATGATAAAGTGCAAAATCCATTATTGTGGaag GGATTCTATGAATATGATGCTACTTTGTTTCCAGAATATCAGATTCCAGAGTGGTTGAGttatgttcatgagtttttaaaagataatgatGATGGCAGACAGAGGGGAGAAGAAGAGTGGGTATTAGATATTGAGGGGCCACACTATTTGGAGGATATAAGCGGAATTGTATTATATCAGGTAATGTTTTTGCAAGATGCTGAAAGCTGGAGGAAATATATTGGTTGTAGTGCTAAGATAACCACTAACGGCTCAAATCATGTATGCTGTATTAAAGAAGGAGTACTATTGGTTAATATGGATTTGGACAGTGCAACGGAAAATACGCCTGGATATGTTGTATGGGAGGGGTACTCCAATTTACAATCTTTTGAACTAAAGGTTTTGGACAATTTGCGAGTTCAATTTGATAGTTTCTATGAGAGGAAGGTGCCGTTTTATAAAAGTTGCAGAGCCAAAGTGGTATACAAGAATGAAATGAGAgcaaaaaaaatggatgaagaAAGTAAGTCACCCCTGCTCTTTTGA
- the LOC109017957 gene encoding carotene epsilon-monooxygenase, chloroplastic-like: MFMDLQKAGTGVILRDEHGQVLMAASKVEFEVENPEVIELLAHNGSVLTWTLYLLSKDSTSLVKAQEEVDGVLQGKPPAYEDIKDLKFLTRWIIESLRLYPHPPVLLRRAQVADVLPGAFKVNAGQDIMISVYNIHHSSQVWEKAEEFVPERFDLEGPIPNETNTDFRYWIFISFRDAKRVL; the protein is encoded by the exons ATGTTCATGGATCTTCAGAAAGCTGGGACTGGTGTTATTTTGAGAGATGAACATGGGCAGGTCTTAATGGCAGCTAGTAAAGTTGAGTTTGAGGTTGAAAATCCAGAAGTAATAGAGCTCCTGGCA cACAATGGTTCAGTGTTGACGTGGACACTCTATCTTCTGAGTAAG GACTCGACCTCATTGGTGAAAGCACAAGAGGAAGTTGACGGAGTTCTACAAGGAAAACCTCCTGCTTATGAAGATATTAAGGATCTAAAGTTCTTGACCCGCTGGATAATTGAGTCACTCCGTCTATATCCACATCCTCCT GTCTTATTAAGAAGAGCTCAAGTTGCTGACGTGCTTCCTGGAGCTTTCAAGGTTAATGCTGGTCAAGACATTATGATTTCTGTATATAATATCCATCATTCCTCACAG GTCTGGGAGAAAGCTGAAGAGTTTGTGCCAGAAAGATTTGACTTAGAAGGCCCAATACCTAACGAAACGAATACAGATTTCAGGTATTGGATTTTTATATCCTTCAGAGATGCCAAAAGAGTTTTATAA